Within the Borreliella valaisiana VS116 genome, the region AATATCTAGATGAACAAAAAACAGTAAATATCTTTGAAGAAGAAAATACAAAAATCATATCTACCTATCAAGGAAACAACATAATTAAAGAAGAAACATATAAAAATAATGAACTTATAAAAACAAATGATTTTCAATACAACTCATCTGATATGATAATTTTTCAAAACACTAAAGAAAAGGATAAAGACCAATACACCAATACTAAAATTGAATACGAATATAACCAAGACAATCAATTAAAAAGCAAAAAAATTTATGAAAACGATATAATTTATCTAAAAACCGAATACCACAATGATAATGAATATGAAGAAGAAATTTACTACAATAAAAAACCCGCTCTTAGAGTAAAACACAAAAATGGAAAAGTCATTGAAGAAAAACCAATAGGAACAAATTAAATGAATATAAGAAATTTTTTGCTTAAAAAATTAATACTAGAAGAAAAAAATAGCCTAGCCCTTACAATTGTAATAATATTAAGCATTGCCTTAGGCGAAATAATAATTATCCTAACAATATCAATCATGAATGGTTTTCAAAATGACTTTTTTCTTAGCATTACAAATGTAGAAAGTGGAAATTTAAAAATAGAAAACGAACTTACTCAAGAAGAAATCAAAGAAATTAAAAATATTGAAGGAATAAAACATATAAATAAAATATACGAAACACAAGGCATTGGAATTCAAAATTATTACTATCCAACTATTTTAAACATCCTTGCAGTTGATATTACAGATCTCAAGAAAGACCAAAATTTTATTTCATTTACAGGACTTGAAAAAGCTGAACTGGATCTTAAAAACAATGAGATCATTATTGGAAATATACTCTCCTACAATTTCAACCTATTCGAAAATGACACCCTAGAATTAATAATCACCGATGAAATAAAAAACATTATCTCATTAGAAAATGATATAAAAAAATTTAAAATAAAATCAATTTTCAAAAGTAATTATGCAAAAATAAATGAAACTTTAATTTTTATGAATATAGACTATTTCATTAAAAATAAACTTTTGCATAATTCTAGCATTAATTACCAAATAAAAACAAAAAAATTAAATCCAAGTAACAAATTAATTAAAAAGATCAAAACTATTAATCCAAAAATTAAAGTAAAAACTTGGAATGAATACAATAAAGAATTCTATAAAGCATTAAAAATAGAACGAAATACAATGTTAATTATCTTAACAAGTATTTTCATTGTTATTGCCGTTAATGCATATTATCTACAAAAAAGAATAATAATAAATAAAAATAAAGCTATTTTGATACTATTAGCCATGGGACTTAGAATAAACAAAATAAAGCAAATTTTTTTTATTCACTCAGTAATAATCTGCACTATAGGAGGACTTCTTGGCTTGATACTAGGAATTTCAATTTCCTTAAATATAAATGAAATTTTAAAAATAATTGACAATCTGGTAAACACTTTAATAAATTTTTTAAATCAAACATTGGCCTTAGAAATAGATGGCATTAAAATACAAATAGTAAAAAATATAATTACTCCTAAATTATTTTTAAGCGATTTAGCATTTACTTTCTGCTTTGCATGCTTTTCCACAATATATTCAAGCGTTAAAGCAACAAAAAAAATTGGAAGTCAAAAAAACATTGAAACTATAAATGGATCGTAAAATGGAAAATATATTAATTATAAAAAATCTTTGCAAAGCATACAAAAAAAATAAAACAAAAATTCAAGTAATAGAAAATTTAAACTTAACTGTAACAAAAGGTGAATTTATTTCAATTCAAGGAAAAAGTGGTTGTGGAAAATCAACTCTTTTTAATATGATTTCAGGAATTGATAAAATAGATTCTGGAGAGATAATATCGTGTGGAATATCTTTGAAAAATGCAAATGAAAAAACATTAAGTTTATATAAAAACAGACAAATAGGTTTAGTATTTCAAAACTATAATTTAATAAATGAGTTCAGTGTAATTGAAAATATAATTTTACCCAAAATTATCTTGGGCCAAGAAACAAAAGAAACAATAAATAAAAAAGCTTTAGAGCTAATGAAAATACTAGACATAGAAAACAGAGCAAATCATTACCCTTCAGAACTCTCGGGAGGCGAATCACAAAGGGTCGCTATTGCTAGAGCGTTAATCAATGAACCTAATATAATCTTATGTGATGAACCTACAGGAAATTTAGACTTAAGCACAGCTAAAACCGTAGAAAATCTACTTATCAATACCGCAAAAAATTTTAAAAAAACATTAATACTAGTTAGTCATAACCCTCAATTTGCAAACAAAGCAGATTCAAAATATGAATTCAAAGATAGGACATTAAAAAAACTATGATGCTTTTAAAACTAAAAGAAATTACAAAAATTGCTTATATAATTTTTAAAAATTCAACAAATAAAATAGCTTTAATGGGTTCTGGAATATCATTAAGTTTAGTGATGATTCCATTAATTATTGTTTACTATATGTCTAGCAATATTATGACTTCTACTATTAATAAATATATTGAAAGTGAGGGATTTTCCATACAAATAGAATACAACGACACAAATAAAACTCATTACCTAAAAGACAGATTAAACTCATTTGAAAAAAAATATAATTACAAAGATTTAAATTATTTTTTTGAAAAAAGAACTTATGGAATTATTGGAAATAATAAAAAACAAGGTGTACTAATAAGAGCAATAGAAAACGAATTCATATTGGAAAACAAATCAATAAAATTAATAAAAGGTACTAAAAATTTAAAAAAGGATTCTATACTCATTTCAAATCAAATAAAAAATAAACTTAATTTAAATCTCAATGAAAAAATTGAGATTTTGATTCCAAATACAAAAAACAATAAAATAATGCCCAGAATAAAAAAGTTTAATATCTCAGGAATAATTGAAACCGGGCTAAAAGATATTGATAATAATTTAGTGTTAATTTCTTTTGAAAATGAAAATTTAATGTCAAAAAAGTTTTCAAAAAGCATAATTGGACTTAAAACAAATTCCAATTCCATAAAAACCAATGAAATCTTGAAACAAAATTTAGAAACTGAATTTCAAGAATTCCAAACAAAAACATTCTATGAGCTTTACTTAAATAAATATAATAATCTAGATATAAGTAAAAAACTTTTAATATTCATTATGGCTTTGATTATAATATTTGCAAGCATCAATATGTCTTCGTCTCTTTCAATGCTTATTTTTGAAAATAAAAAGAAAATTGCAATACTAAAATCAATTGGAATGAATAATTTAAACATAAAAATAATATTTCTTTTGATATCGCTCACATTAAGCACTACCTTTTGTGGAATTGGAATAATAATTGGAAATTATTTAACACTTAAAATATCCTATTTAATAAACTTTGTTGATAATGTTTTAAACCTATTTTTAAAAATATTTGGAGAAGAAAATTCTGAAATATTAAACTCAGAATACTACGTATCGGAATTTCAAATAAATTTAAGCCTGAGCTTTAACTTAATACTTCTTGGCTTATATATGTTAATAACCATTTTAACCACACTGATTCCGCTTAGCATTATCTCAAATTTAAAAGAAAAAGAAATTTTAAGATAGTTTAAAGCTCTATTTAATCAGAACATTATAAATTTTAATAGATGAAAAATCCTTTTCAATAGTGGGATAAATTTCACTTGGGAAAATCGTACTAATTGTGAAACTCTGTTTAGATTTAGATTTTAAAAAAGAATTTGCAGAAGAGATTAATTTACGTCTCAAAGACCTAATAATTCTATCTTCCTTATCAATATACCCAATTTCAATCTCCAAATTTTTAATAACATCTTTTGAAGAATTGAAAACTTCTATCACAGTATTTACCTTACAAATCCCAAAAGATTCTTTAAAATAACTTCCAATATATTTAAATTTTAATATAAAAGAATCTGAGTCAAGATCTACACCAATTTTATCACCAACATTCTCAAAAAAATCAATCTCAATAATATCTAATACTATTTTTTTAGGATTAACATCAATAGCTCTTGGTATGCTTGATATAACATCAATTGGAATATAAACATTTTTACCCCATTTTGCAGCAAAATCACTTTCTTTGTCAAAAACTTGGTTAAACACAGATTTGCCAAGATCATCATAAACTGTAACTCTATAAGAAATCTTTTTAACAGGATGCGTTGTTGAGACAACCCCTGCTTTAAGCTGATACAAATGTGCATCTTCAAACACTAAAACTTTAGCGTCCTCTATTTCTATGTAATATAAGTCTTTGGGATATGAAATAAGATTAGCAGCTTCAACTACTAAATCAGTAGCCATAGTAATAGGAGGAAGACCTTGTAATGTAAAAGAAGGGGTAAATTTTTCTTTTAAAGCCATTTTACCATTCCCATTTAAACCAATGAAACTCTGAAAAGATCTGTAAGTGATCAAAGAAATAAAAAATATCAAGATAGAACTCAAAGCTAATATTAACATTCTGTTCTTGGATTTTTTAAATTCATAATAGTTGATTAAATCTAAATCGTTTTTTATTCCAAATTCTTTTGCTTGTAAACTCACATGAATCATTTTTTTTTTAGATTCTTTAGTATTTACCTTATCAGTAATCTCTTTAAAAAGAAAAAAAAATGAACTAAACATCGATTTATCGTGAAGAGAATAAAAATAAATAGATTCAAGCTCTCTAAAAGCAACATCTACCCTACCCATATCAAAAAATCTTTTAACTCGAGTATAAGATCTTTTAAAATGAAGTTCTATATTTTCAATATCATTATCAGAAATACCTGATATTTCAATAATATTTTTAATACTCTTTTTGGTTAAAATTTTATTTCTATGCTTCCTAAGTTTTGATAAATAAATCTTAATTCTATCTTCAGACGTTTTACTATTCATTATCTTCTAATTCATCAACTTTTTTTAAAAGCCAATAAGCAATATTTCTGGCAGTAGTCTTAGTAATAGAAATTCCTATAAAAGAGTTAATTAATACTATTTTTCCCTCTTCTCCACGTTTTAATTCTTTTGAAGCCTCTTCTAAAACACCTTCTTTGGTTTTTGTGTAAGCAATCTCTTCAGAAATCTCTGTAGACTCGAAAACAAGATCACAAAAAATCTCTCCCGTGCTAGTTACATTCCCATAAATATTGTTAACAGGAACCAATTTATAATCTTCAACTTTTTCAAACCTATAAATTACTTCTTTCATATAAACGAGTATATCATAATCAAAAAACATAGCCAATAAACAAAATCCATACAAAAATAAATTCTAATTTAAAAAAAATGATTATTAATTAATAATCATTTTAAATTTTTTTGTGAAATAAAAAATAATGATATAATTATTAAAACTAAAAATTAAAACAAAGGAACTTGTAAGGATTATGGACTTTAAACAAATAAAAAGCAACGCTGAAAAGGTCAAGTTTTTAAGAAAAGATTTTCCTATTTTAAATAAAAAATTTAACAATAAGCATATAATTTATTTTGACAATGCAGCAACTTCGCAAAAACCCAAAAAAGTAATTTACTCTAGCATAGAATATTATGAAAATTACAACGCAAATGTACATAGAAGCGGTCACAAATTTGCAATTCAATCTAGCATAACAATAGAAAAAACAAGAGAACTTGTAAAAAATTTCATTAATGCAGAATCTGCAAAAAATATAATATTTACCTCTGGAACTACAGATGGAATTAACATCATAGCAAACTCATTTTTTTACTCAAAATACTTTAAAAAAAAAGATGAAATTATTCTTACAACTCTTGAACATAATAGTAATTTGCTGCCATGGGCAAATCTTGCAAAATTATCCAATCTAACAATTAAGCTTGCTAAATTCAATGAAATGGGAATTATTACCCCTGAAGAAATTGAAAAACTTATTACAGAAAAAACAAAACTCATAAGTATTTCAGGAATAAATAATACTTTGGGAACCATTAATGATTTAGAATCTATTGGGAAAATCGCAAAAAAATACAATATAAGTCTTTTTATAGATGCTGCACAAATGGCGCCTCATATAAAAATAGATGTTAAAAAAATTGGCTGTGACTTTTTGGTATTTTCTGGACATAAAATGCTTGCTCCAACAGGAATAGGAATTTTATATATTTCAAATAATATGGCTGAAAAGCTTAATAGCTCAAAATTAGGAGGAAATACTGTAGAAGAAATATTCATAGAAAATAAAAAAATTAAATTTAAATCATTCGATGCTCCTAATAAATTTGAATCGGGAACCCCAAATATTGCGGGAATTATTGGACTTAAAGAAGCAATAAAATATATCAATAATATTTCTATGGATTTTATTTTAGAACATGATCAGCAATTAATCGAATATGGCGTAAAAAAATTACAAGAACTTGATGAAGTCGAGTTCTTATTAAATACAAATCTTAAAAGAAATTCAATAATATCATTTACCGTAAAAAATATTCATTCACACGATATTGAAACCTATTTAGATACAATGGGAATAGCAACTAGAGCTGGAAAAACTTGCTCCTATGTAGCATTTTTTCCAGAAAATTTAAATAAAAACCATCTTTTAAGAGCTAGCTTTTATTTTTACAATACACAAGAAGAAATTGATATTTTCGTATTGGGGTTAAAAAAAGTAATAAAAGAGCTCTCGTAAAAATTTTCATAATATCTTTTATTATTGATTTAATAAATCAAAGAAAATAGAATTAAATTATGCTCACTGAAGAAACTAAAAAAAAACTATTAAAGCTTAGTAAAGTAAATAATTACATAATAAATGAAGTAGAAAAAACCCAAAATTTCAAACATCAATCTAAATGTGGGGATCAAATTTTATTCCAAACAATAGAAGCAAATAACGAAAAATTTAATTTTAAACATCATGCATCTGGATGTATGATTTTACTTGCAAGCGCCAACGCTTTAAACAAATTGTGCAATAATAAACCAAAACCCGAAATCCTAAACTTAGTGCAAAAAGTGATAAACGGTGATTTTACAAATCTAGATGAAATTGATGCAAGTTTAAAAATTTTTAACATATTTACAAATACAAATAGAAAAGATTGTTTTTTATTGCCGTACAAATCATTAAAAGATAGTTTGGAAAACTACAAGCCTCTAAGGAGAATTATTAGATGAAAATCTATTCACACTCATCAATCGGATATGAAGGAGAACTAATTGAGATTGAAATAGATATTAAAAAAGGAATTTCTGGAATTGATATCGTAGGGCTTGCTGGAAGCGAAATTAAAGAATCAAGAGAAAGAGTAAAATCAGCTATCAAGAATTCAAATTTTCATCTTCTCAAAGATAGAATATTAATAAACCTTGCACCAGCTGGAATTAAAAAGCTTGGAACAGCTTTTGACCTTTCGATTGCTATTAGCATTATTAAAATCCAAGAAAGCAAAAATAATGAGAATTTAGAAATCTTAGTATTGGGAGAATTACAATTAGATGGCAAAATAAGATCAATAAAAGCGGTTTTGCCAGCCATTGCTCTTGCCAAAGAAAAGGAAATAAAATTTGCAATAGTTCCCTTTGAAAATTTAGAAGAAGCTCTCCTAATAGACGGCTTGAATATTTGGGGTGTTAAAGATTTAAAAGAAAGTGTAAAAATAATAGAACAATTAAACGACAATATACTTCCCCCAAGAACAAACATTAAACCACAGCCAAAAATCGAACAAGATTGTATTTTAGATTATGACTTTAAAAATATAAAAGGACAACAAAGAGCAAAAAGAGCAATTGAAATAGCAATTGCCGGGGGACATAACATAATGTTATTTGGTCCACCTGGAAGCGGTAAAACACTTAGTATTAAGTGCGCCCAATCTATTCTACCTCCACTTACAAACAAAGAGCTGATAGAAACAAATAGAATATGGTCAATATCGGGAAAATTAATAGACAGAAAAATAATAAAACAAAGACCTTTTAGGAATCCTCACCATACTGCTAGTAAAGAAGGAATAATTGGAGGAGGTCCAAATCCCTTACCTGGAGAAGTGTCTCTTGCCCATAATGGAATATTATTTCTAGATGAAGCTTTAGAATTTAAAAAATCCATCTTACAATCTTTACGTGAACCTATTGAAGACAAATCAATTTCAATCTCAAGAGCAAGTTCTAAGTTATTCAAATACCCCGCCAATTTCCAACTAATGCTTGCAATGAATCTTTGCCCTTGTGGAAATCTTGGCAAAAAAAATACAGATTGTTTTTGCTCACAACAAGAAATTTCAAATTATTGGAAAAAACTCGGAGCTGCAATGCTTGATAGAATTGATATTAGAGTCCCAACAAGAGCAATTAATAATGAAAAATTACTCAGCGAAACAAGCGAAAGTTCAAGCGAAATAAAAAAAAGAATAATAAAAGCAAGAAATATTCAAAATATAAGATACAAAAATTTTGCAAACATAAATAAAAACTCCGATCTTAATTCCGATCACATTGAAAAATTTTGCGAATTAAGTGCAATCTTAAAAAATGATTTAATTTACATTCTAAACAAACTCAACATATCTTCAAGAGCAACACATTCAATACTAAAAATTGCAAGAACAATCTCCGATTTAAAGGAAGAAAAAAATATTTCAAGAGAAGCCTTACTTGAAGCAATTGAACATAGAAAAAACGGAGAAAATATGCTTGAAAAATAAAAACCCCTAAAATATTTGGGGTCTTAAAACTAAAATTCTATTTTATCAATATAGCTTTTAAGCTGATTAGCTGAATTGTTAAACTTCTCAAGCTCTTTAGGACTTATTTTAAAGTTTAAAACTTCTTTAACTCCTTCTTTACAAACTATAGCAGGTGCTCCAATGTAAATATCTTTAATTGATCCCCCATACTGACCATTAATATAAGAAGATATTGGCAGAATAATATTTTGATCTCCAATTATTGCATTT harbors:
- a CDS encoding iron-sulfur cluster assembly scaffold protein, whose product is MLTEETKKKLLKLSKVNNYIINEVEKTQNFKHQSKCGDQILFQTIEANNEKFNFKHHASGCMILLASANALNKLCNNKPKPEILNLVQKVINGDFTNLDEIDASLKIFNIFTNTNRKDCFLLPYKSLKDSLENYKPLRRIIR
- a CDS encoding ABC transporter ATP-binding protein; this translates as MENILIIKNLCKAYKKNKTKIQVIENLNLTVTKGEFISIQGKSGCGKSTLFNMISGIDKIDSGEIISCGISLKNANEKTLSLYKNRQIGLVFQNYNLINEFSVIENIILPKIILGQETKETINKKALELMKILDIENRANHYPSELSGGESQRVAIARALINEPNIILCDEPTGNLDLSTAKTVENLLINTAKNFKKTLILVSHNPQFANKADSKYEFKDRTLKKL
- a CDS encoding cysteine desulfurase produces the protein MDFKQIKSNAEKVKFLRKDFPILNKKFNNKHIIYFDNAATSQKPKKVIYSSIEYYENYNANVHRSGHKFAIQSSITIEKTRELVKNFINAESAKNIIFTSGTTDGINIIANSFFYSKYFKKKDEIILTTLEHNSNLLPWANLAKLSNLTIKLAKFNEMGIITPEEIEKLITEKTKLISISGINNTLGTINDLESIGKIAKKYNISLFIDAAQMAPHIKIDVKKIGCDFLVFSGHKMLAPTGIGILYISNNMAEKLNSSKLGGNTVEEIFIENKKIKFKSFDAPNKFESGTPNIAGIIGLKEAIKYINNISMDFILEHDQQLIEYGVKKLQELDEVEFLLNTNLKRNSIISFTVKNIHSHDIETYLDTMGIATRAGKTCSYVAFFPENLNKNHLLRASFYFYNTQEEIDIFVLGLKKVIKELS
- a CDS encoding ABC transporter permease; translation: MNIRNFLLKKLILEEKNSLALTIVIILSIALGEIIIILTISIMNGFQNDFFLSITNVESGNLKIENELTQEEIKEIKNIEGIKHINKIYETQGIGIQNYYYPTILNILAVDITDLKKDQNFISFTGLEKAELDLKNNEIIIGNILSYNFNLFENDTLELIITDEIKNIISLENDIKKFKIKSIFKSNYAKINETLIFMNIDYFIKNKLLHNSSINYQIKTKKLNPSNKLIKKIKTINPKIKVKTWNEYNKEFYKALKIERNTMLIILTSIFIVIAVNAYYLQKRIIINKNKAILILLAMGLRINKIKQIFFIHSVIICTIGGLLGLILGISISLNINEILKIIDNLVNTLINFLNQTLALEIDGIKIQIVKNIITPKLFLSDLAFTFCFACFSTIYSSVKATKKIGSQKNIETINGS
- a CDS encoding ABC transporter permease, with the translated sequence MMLLKLKEITKIAYIIFKNSTNKIALMGSGISLSLVMIPLIIVYYMSSNIMTSTINKYIESEGFSIQIEYNDTNKTHYLKDRLNSFEKKYNYKDLNYFFEKRTYGIIGNNKKQGVLIRAIENEFILENKSIKLIKGTKNLKKDSILISNQIKNKLNLNLNEKIEILIPNTKNNKIMPRIKKFNISGIIETGLKDIDNNLVLISFENENLMSKKFSKSIIGLKTNSNSIKTNEILKQNLETEFQEFQTKTFYELYLNKYNNLDISKKLLIFIMALIIIFASINMSSSLSMLIFENKKKIAILKSIGMNNLNIKIIFLLISLTLSTTFCGIGIIIGNYLTLKISYLINFVDNVLNLFLKIFGEENSEILNSEYYVSEFQINLSLSFNLILLGLYMLITILTTLIPLSIISNLKEKEILR
- a CDS encoding YifB family Mg chelatase-like AAA ATPase, with protein sequence MKIYSHSSIGYEGELIEIEIDIKKGISGIDIVGLAGSEIKESRERVKSAIKNSNFHLLKDRILINLAPAGIKKLGTAFDLSIAISIIKIQESKNNENLEILVLGELQLDGKIRSIKAVLPAIALAKEKEIKFAIVPFENLEEALLIDGLNIWGVKDLKESVKIIEQLNDNILPPRTNIKPQPKIEQDCILDYDFKNIKGQQRAKRAIEIAIAGGHNIMLFGPPGSGKTLSIKCAQSILPPLTNKELIETNRIWSISGKLIDRKIIKQRPFRNPHHTASKEGIIGGGPNPLPGEVSLAHNGILFLDEALEFKKSILQSLREPIEDKSISISRASSKLFKYPANFQLMLAMNLCPCGNLGKKNTDCFCSQQEISNYWKKLGAAMLDRIDIRVPTRAINNEKLLSETSESSSEIKKRIIKARNIQNIRYKNFANINKNSDLNSDHIEKFCELSAILKNDLIYILNKLNISSRATHSILKIARTISDLKEEKNISREALLEAIEHRKNGENMLEK